The Acropora muricata isolate sample 2 chromosome 4, ASM3666990v1, whole genome shotgun sequence genome contains the following window.
CAGTGGAGTCGGCGGCCAACTTCACAGAACCATTCTGTGTACCGTTGCGCGAACTGCCATGTTCATTCGTTTCTGCTGTCTGTAGCAGGGGCAACACTGTTCTACTATTTCTCTTCACTCTCTCTCTTTCCTTGACTCCTTTGTAAATTTCAATGACGAGATCTTCAAATGCTTTGCTCACATTAGTACAATCCAGTGCGGATGTTTCGATGAACAACAACCCGTGGTCTGTGGCAAAATCGTGTCCTTGTTTCGTTTCAACTACTCTCAAATGCATGAGGTCGGATTTGTTGCCCACAATAATCACGGAGGTGTTAGCATCCGTGTGTTGTTTCAGTTCCGTGAGCCATTTCTCCAGGTTCTGAAAAGACGTCATTTTGGCAATGTCGTACACCAAAATGGCCCCCATTGCACCGCGATAATAAGCACTTGTGATGGCCCGGTAACGCTCTTGTCCTGAAGGGAACGgccgaggaaaaaaaaacaaattaaacaagGATTTTGCATATCAAACTACGAAAAGTTTCAGTTTCAAAGAGAGTTTCGTCCCGGAAGAAATACTTCCGATTTATGCCTCTAATTTGGATGAAATCTCATTTCGACCAGCCTTTGAATCTCAGCCCAGATTAAAGCAAGAAAATTGACGCCAAATTCTCAGATTACGTTTGTCACCCTGTGCACGCATTATTTCTTTAACCCGAGCCTTGTTCGAGTGG
Protein-coding sequences here:
- the LOC136913251 gene encoding ras-related protein Rab-11A-like gives rise to the protein MHRQMSAEDAYDYLFKIVLIGDSGVGKSNLLSRYSKNEFHLGSKATIGVELAHKMVEFGGKNIRAQIWDTAGQERYRAITSAYYRGAMGAILVYDIAKMTSFQNLEKWLTELKQHTDANTSVIIVGNKSDLMHLRVVETKQGHDFATDHGLLFIETSALDCTNVSKAFEDLVIEIYKGVKERERVKRNSRTVLPLLQTAETNEHGSSRNGTQNGSVKLAADSTVQNKGKHSKNKLPCCSS